The proteins below are encoded in one region of Thermotoga sp. Mc24:
- the argH gene encoding argininosuccinate lyase gives MNEKLWEKGYKVNEEVEKFTVGDDYITDMKIIEYDIKASVVHSRMLRKIGLLSAEEQRKIEEALSELSNLIKEGKFQIKPEEEDCHTAIENFLVKKLGEIGKKIHTARSRNDQVLTALRLMYKEELKEIESLLKELQKTLGKFIEKFGDVKFPGYTHTRKAMPTDFATWAGALKDALEDDLKLLKTAYEIVDQSPLGTGAGYGVPIDIDREFTAKELGFSRVQWNPIYTQNSRGKFEYLILHTLSQISYDLNRFASDIIFFSLPEIGYLKLPKELCTGSSIMPHKINPDPLELVRAYHHAIVSKMLMTVTLPSNLIFGYHRDFQLLKKPMIEAFEISKNIVRIMKIIFDHLEVDKERSESSITEEVLATHRVYELVKQGVPFRDAYRMVAEKYGREKD, from the coding sequence ATGAACGAAAAACTCTGGGAAAAAGGCTACAAAGTCAACGAAGAAGTAGAAAAATTCACCGTCGGAGACGATTACATAACAGACATGAAGATCATAGAATACGACATAAAGGCCTCCGTAGTACATTCCAGAATGCTACGCAAAATAGGCCTTCTGAGTGCGGAGGAACAGAGAAAAATAGAAGAAGCGCTCAGTGAGCTTTCGAACCTTATAAAGGAAGGAAAGTTTCAGATAAAGCCAGAGGAGGAAGACTGCCACACCGCCATCGAGAACTTTCTCGTGAAAAAGCTTGGAGAGATCGGGAAAAAGATCCACACCGCTCGTTCAAGAAACGATCAGGTCTTAACCGCACTGAGACTCATGTACAAAGAAGAGTTGAAAGAGATAGAAAGCCTCCTCAAAGAACTTCAAAAGACTCTTGGAAAATTCATAGAAAAATTTGGTGATGTGAAATTTCCAGGATACACCCACACCAGAAAAGCGATGCCAACAGATTTTGCCACGTGGGCTGGAGCGCTGAAAGACGCCCTCGAAGACGACCTGAAACTTCTCAAAACAGCTTACGAAATCGTAGATCAATCGCCTTTAGGAACTGGAGCCGGTTATGGTGTTCCCATAGACATAGACAGAGAGTTCACTGCAAAAGAACTCGGATTCTCGAGGGTCCAGTGGAATCCCATCTACACCCAGAACAGCAGGGGGAAGTTTGAGTATCTGATTCTTCACACGCTCTCCCAGATATCCTACGACTTGAACAGGTTCGCCTCCGATATCATATTCTTCTCGCTTCCAGAGATAGGTTATCTCAAGCTACCAAAAGAGCTCTGCACGGGAAGTTCCATCATGCCGCACAAAATAAATCCTGATCCACTGGAACTCGTAAGAGCTTATCACCACGCGATAGTTTCGAAGATGCTGATGACGGTCACTCTGCCGTCGAATCTCATCTTCGGTTACCACAGAGACTTCCAGCTTCTGAAGAAACCAATGATAGAGGCTTTTGAGATTAGTAAGAATATCGTAAGAATAATGAAAATAATTTTTGACCATCTTGAAGTTGATAAAGAAAGATCCGAGTCTAGTATTACTGAGGAAGTGCTGGCCACACACAGGGTCTATGAACTTGTGAAACAGGGAGTGCCGTTCCGTGACGCTTACAGGATGGTGGCGGAAAAGTACGGGAGGGAAAAAGATTGA
- a CDS encoding argininosuccinate synthase, producing MKEKVVLAYSGGLDTSIILKWLCEKGFEVIAYVANIGQKDDFNAIREKALKTGASKVYVEDLRREFVTDYIFTALLGNAMYEGRYLLGTAIARPLIAKRQVEIAEKEGAQYVAHGATGKGNDQVRFELTYAALNPNLKVISPWKDPEFLAKFKGRTDLINYAMEKGIPIKVSKKRPYSEDENLMHISHEAGKLEDPAHIPDEDVFTWTVSPKDAPDEETLLEIHFESGIPVKVVNPNDGTEKTDPLELFEYLNEIGAKNGVGRLDMVENRFIGIKSRGVYETPGATILWIAHRDLEGITMDKEVMHLRDMLAPKFAELIYNGFWFSPEMEFLLAAFRKAQENVTGKVTVSIYKGNVMPVARYSPYSLYNPELSSMDVEGGFNATDSKGFINIHALRLKVYQLVKKGYQI from the coding sequence ATGAAAGAGAAAGTCGTTCTTGCATACAGTGGTGGTCTCGATACTTCCATTATCCTGAAGTGGCTCTGCGAAAAAGGTTTCGAAGTGATAGCCTACGTTGCGAACATTGGTCAGAAAGACGATTTCAATGCAATCAGAGAGAAGGCATTGAAGACAGGTGCCTCAAAAGTCTATGTGGAAGACCTCAGAAGGGAATTCGTCACGGATTACATATTCACCGCACTACTTGGAAACGCCATGTACGAAGGAAGGTACCTTCTTGGGACCGCCATCGCAAGACCTCTCATAGCCAAAAGACAGGTGGAAATAGCCGAGAAAGAAGGAGCACAGTACGTCGCACACGGTGCAACTGGTAAAGGAAACGACCAGGTGAGATTCGAACTCACCTACGCTGCTTTGAATCCGAATCTCAAAGTCATCTCACCCTGGAAGGACCCTGAATTTCTCGCCAAATTCAAGGGAAGAACAGATCTCATAAACTACGCCATGGAGAAAGGAATTCCCATCAAAGTCTCCAAAAAAAGACCCTACAGCGAAGACGAAAACCTCATGCACATATCCCACGAAGCGGGCAAACTGGAGGATCCGGCACACATACCTGACGAGGACGTGTTCACATGGACGGTCTCTCCAAAGGATGCTCCGGACGAAGAAACACTGCTCGAGATCCACTTCGAAAGCGGCATTCCGGTGAAGGTCGTGAATCCCAATGATGGAACAGAAAAAACGGATCCTCTCGAACTCTTCGAGTATCTGAACGAAATAGGCGCGAAAAACGGAGTGGGAAGGCTCGACATGGTCGAAAACAGATTCATAGGTATAAAATCAAGAGGGGTGTACGAAACCCCGGGTGCGACGATCCTGTGGATCGCACACAGAGATCTCGAGGGAATCACCATGGACAAAGAAGTCATGCACCTGAGAGACATGCTCGCTCCGAAGTTCGCGGAGCTCATATACAACGGTTTCTGGTTTTCTCCAGAAATGGAGTTCCTCCTCGCAGCGTTCAGAAAAGCACAGGAGAACGTGACCGGAAAGGTGACGGTATCCATCTACAAAGGAAACGTTATGCCCGTCGCGAGATATTCGCCGTACTCGCTGTACAACCCGGAACTTTCAAGCATGGACGTTGAAGGGGGCTTCAATGCGACTGACTCGAAGGGCTTCATCAACATTCACGCCCTGAGGTTGAAGGTCTACCAGCTCGTGAAAAAGGGGTATCAGATATGA
- the rimP gene encoding ribosome maturation factor RimP produces MFEEMILEKVRKEAERIAEEQGLEIFDVQYRRESRGWVLRIIIDNPVGYVSVRDCELFSREMERFLDREDFIEHSYTLEVSSPGLDRPLRGPRDYVRFTGKLAKIVTKDGKTFVGRIESFVDGTITISDEKRKYEINIDDVKRANLEVEF; encoded by the coding sequence ATGTTTGAAGAAATGATCCTCGAGAAGGTAAGAAAAGAAGCAGAAAGGATAGCAGAAGAACAAGGATTGGAAATATTCGATGTTCAATACAGACGTGAGAGCAGAGGATGGGTCCTCAGAATCATCATAGACAATCCCGTGGGTTATGTGAGTGTGAGGGACTGTGAGCTCTTTTCGAGGGAGATGGAACGATTCCTCGATCGTGAAGACTTCATAGAACACTCCTACACACTCGAAGTCTCTTCGCCGGGACTCGACAGACCGTTGAGGGGTCCGAGAGATTACGTTCGTTTCACCGGAAAGCTCGCAAAAATAGTAACAAAGGATGGAAAGACCTTCGTAGGCAGAATCGAATCCTTTGTCGACGGAACTATCACGATCTCGGACGAGAAGAGGAAATACGAAATAAACATCGATGATGTGAAGAGAGCGAATCTGGAAGTGGAATTTTAA
- the nusA gene encoding transcription termination factor NusA, which produces MNIGLLEALDQLEEEKGISKEEVIPILEKALVSAYRKNFGNSKNVEVVIDRNTGNIKVYQLLEVVEEVEDPATQISLEEAKKIDPLAEVGSIVKKELNVKNFGRIAAQTAKQVLIQRIRELEKEKQFEKYSELKGTVTTAEVIRVMGEWADIRIGKLETRLPKKEWIPGEEIKAGDLVKVYIIDVVKTTKGPKILVSRRVPEFVIGLMKLEIPEVENGIVEIKAIAREPGVRTKVAVASNDPNVDPIGACIGEGGSRIAAILKELKGEKLDVLKWSDDPKQLIANALAPATVIEVEILDKENKAARVLVPPTQLSLAIGKGGQNARLAAKLTGWKIDIKPIMNL; this is translated from the coding sequence ATGAACATAGGCTTGCTGGAAGCCCTCGACCAGCTGGAGGAAGAAAAAGGAATTTCCAAAGAAGAGGTCATTCCTATCCTTGAAAAAGCACTGGTGAGTGCTTACAGGAAGAACTTTGGAAATTCCAAGAACGTGGAGGTTGTTATAGATAGGAACACGGGAAACATAAAAGTGTATCAGCTCCTCGAAGTTGTGGAAGAAGTGGAAGATCCAGCAACACAGATATCTCTCGAGGAGGCGAAAAAGATCGACCCCCTCGCGGAAGTTGGGTCTATTGTGAAGAAGGAACTGAACGTTAAGAATTTTGGAAGAATAGCCGCGCAGACAGCGAAGCAGGTTCTCATCCAGAGAATCAGAGAACTCGAGAAGGAGAAACAGTTCGAGAAGTATTCCGAACTCAAAGGAACGGTTACAACCGCTGAAGTCATAAGAGTCATGGGCGAGTGGGCAGACATCAGAATAGGAAAGCTCGAGACAAGGCTTCCAAAGAAAGAGTGGATCCCCGGTGAGGAAATCAAAGCCGGTGATCTGGTGAAGGTCTACATCATCGATGTGGTTAAAACAACCAAGGGGCCGAAGATACTCGTGAGCAGGAGAGTACCGGAGTTCGTAATTGGCCTGATGAAACTCGAAATTCCGGAAGTGGAGAATGGAATCGTGGAAATAAAGGCCATTGCCAGAGAACCCGGTGTTCGAACAAAGGTGGCAGTTGCATCGAACGATCCGAACGTGGATCCCATAGGTGCCTGCATCGGTGAAGGAGGATCGAGGATAGCCGCCATACTGAAGGAGCTCAAGGGTGAAAAACTCGACGTTCTGAAGTGGTCGGACGATCCCAAACAGCTCATAGCGAACGCCCTTGCGCCGGCTACCGTCATAGAAGTGGAGATACTCGACAAAGAGAACAAGGCCGCACGCGTTCTAGTTCCTCCGACACAGCTTTCCCTCGCCATAGGAAAAGGAGGGCAGAACGCGAGACTCGCTGCAAAGCTCACAGGATGGAAAATAGACATAAAACCGATCATGAATCTGTGA
- a CDS encoding Fur family transcriptional regulator — protein MYEELRNELKKRKYRITAQREMILKIFLESRGRHLGVEEVYRELLNRNVRISKATVYRAVELLVELGFLRKLNFGEGLYRYELADRSNRESHQHVICQKCGRIVEINSEQVNKIISDISEKTGYVIKWHDLKFYGICPECQAKEKEEEKRSK, from the coding sequence ATGTACGAAGAACTTCGAAACGAATTGAAGAAGAGAAAATACAGAATCACAGCACAGAGGGAAATGATTCTCAAGATCTTCCTGGAGTCTCGAGGAAGGCATCTGGGAGTAGAAGAGGTTTACCGGGAACTTCTGAACAGGAACGTTCGAATAAGCAAAGCCACGGTTTATAGGGCGGTGGAACTTCTTGTGGAGCTTGGATTTTTGAGAAAGCTGAACTTCGGAGAAGGGCTTTACAGGTACGAGCTGGCCGATCGATCTAACAGGGAATCGCATCAGCACGTGATTTGCCAGAAATGCGGGAGGATCGTGGAGATAAACTCGGAACAGGTGAATAAGATAATATCAGACATCTCTGAAAAAACGGGTTACGTTATAAAATGGCACGACTTGAAATTTTATGGAATATGTCCCGAATGTCAGGCGAAAGAAAAAGAAGAGGAAAAAAGATCAAAATGA
- a CDS encoding ComEC/Rec2 family competence protein has protein sequence MILVFFSLCLGALIGALFRFPWYVLFPLVALFWKRNRDISVVIFFTLLSASLYQIGTVPAGNYELVGYVERGRLRQAKVFQGEWKKIYPVRIETSEEGYIYAIGYFDGNTFHPSYIRKVEKPSFKTLKESFSKMTNGTVLSVLFGEKDRDIYRSGLGHFFAVSGLHIGIAFSLYTTLLSFLTWRRTYQELAALLLLVPYVITVGTPSVIRAYLTILLWVVFKITGFRTTPLHTTATVGSFMMIVDPTVVFTPSFLLSFFVTLCILESKNIFELTVKAYLSALPFLCLFFGGTNMSALVLSIPVSLLMIPVTWLAHLSFLLFLLGLKTSALIAAKITNIVSLPLNGFIKLANLLPEVPLPQYLYFILIFFPLLFLSPDIRDIFHKISSRAIL, from the coding sequence ATGATACTCGTTTTCTTCTCGCTGTGTCTCGGGGCGCTGATCGGCGCCCTTTTTCGTTTTCCGTGGTATGTGCTTTTCCCACTGGTGGCTCTTTTCTGGAAAAGGAACAGGGATATTTCTGTGGTGATATTCTTCACTCTGCTGAGCGCTTCTCTCTATCAGATTGGCACCGTCCCTGCCGGAAACTACGAGCTGGTAGGATACGTTGAAAGGGGACGACTGAGACAGGCGAAAGTATTTCAAGGAGAGTGGAAGAAGATATACCCTGTGAGAATAGAAACTTCAGAAGAGGGATACATCTACGCAATCGGATACTTCGATGGAAACACCTTTCATCCATCGTACATAAGAAAAGTTGAAAAGCCTTCTTTCAAGACTCTGAAAGAATCCTTCTCCAAGATGACGAATGGAACGGTTCTTTCTGTGCTTTTCGGAGAGAAAGACCGAGACATTTACAGAAGTGGTCTGGGGCACTTTTTCGCGGTTTCCGGATTGCACATAGGAATAGCTTTCTCACTCTACACAACGCTGTTGTCTTTTTTGACATGGAGAAGAACGTATCAGGAGCTTGCCGCACTTTTGTTACTCGTTCCCTATGTGATCACAGTGGGTACACCCTCTGTCATCAGGGCTTACTTGACCATTCTTCTCTGGGTAGTGTTCAAAATTACCGGCTTCAGGACGACCCCCCTTCATACAACAGCAACGGTGGGATCCTTCATGATGATCGTGGATCCCACCGTTGTTTTCACTCCCTCTTTCCTGTTGTCCTTCTTTGTCACCCTTTGCATACTGGAGTCAAAAAACATTTTCGAACTGACAGTGAAGGCTTATCTGTCGGCTCTACCGTTTCTCTGCCTTTTCTTTGGAGGAACCAATATGTCGGCTCTGGTTCTCTCCATTCCTGTATCCCTTCTCATGATACCAGTAACGTGGCTCGCTCACCTTTCGTTTCTTCTTTTCCTCCTGGGTCTCAAAACATCCGCTCTGATCGCAGCAAAGATAACGAACATCGTATCGCTTCCTCTGAACGGGTTCATAAAACTGGCGAATCTGCTCCCTGAAGTTCCTCTTCCACAGTATCTTTACTTCATTTTGATCTTTTTTCCTCTTCTTTTTCTTTCGCCTGACATTCGGGACATATTCCATAAAATTTCAAGTCGTGCCATTTTATAA
- a CDS encoding 2,3-bisphosphoglycerate-independent phosphoglycerate mutase, producing the protein MFDKQEFVSKLVTEEKAKIVLLVMDGLGDIPVNGKTPLQAANTPNLDNLAKESDLGQTIPVLPGITPGSGPGHLSLFGYDPIKYQIGRGILEALGIGVEVGEKDVVARANFATWDGKVVLDRRAGRPATEESSKVVQLLSEKIKKIEDVEITFYPGKEHRFVVKFTGEGLGDNVTDADPQKEGHPMVWAEGLDEPSKKTARITNELIKKIAEVLKDNPKINFALIRGFSKYPDLPKFPQVYKMKAGAIATYPMYRGLAKLVGMEIIETGQTVADEIKTLKERWNDYDFFYVHVKKTDSYGEDGKFEEKVKVIEEVDALIPEIVSLNPDVLVITGDHSTPVPLKAHSWHPVPLLIWSKYTRRGLSQAFNEFECARGTLGTIHASDVMTLALAYAGKLEKFGA; encoded by the coding sequence ATGTTCGATAAACAGGAGTTCGTATCGAAACTCGTCACAGAAGAAAAAGCAAAGATTGTTCTCCTCGTAATGGATGGTCTTGGGGACATTCCCGTGAACGGAAAAACACCTCTTCAGGCTGCGAACACTCCGAATCTGGACAATCTGGCAAAAGAAAGTGATCTCGGACAGACGATACCCGTTCTTCCCGGAATCACCCCGGGAAGCGGGCCAGGACACCTTTCGCTCTTCGGATACGATCCCATAAAGTACCAGATTGGAAGAGGAATCCTCGAAGCTCTCGGTATAGGTGTTGAAGTGGGAGAAAAAGACGTCGTTGCAAGGGCGAATTTCGCCACCTGGGATGGAAAAGTGGTCCTCGACAGAAGAGCCGGAAGGCCTGCCACAGAAGAATCCTCCAAGGTGGTTCAGCTGCTCTCGGAAAAGATAAAGAAAATCGAAGACGTGGAGATCACTTTCTACCCTGGAAAGGAACACAGATTCGTTGTGAAATTCACAGGAGAAGGGCTCGGAGATAACGTGACAGATGCAGATCCCCAGAAAGAAGGACATCCCATGGTCTGGGCAGAAGGTCTGGACGAACCTTCGAAAAAAACGGCAAGGATCACCAACGAGTTGATCAAAAAGATAGCGGAAGTCCTGAAAGACAATCCGAAGATAAACTTCGCCCTCATCAGAGGTTTTTCCAAGTACCCGGATCTTCCGAAATTCCCTCAAGTTTACAAGATGAAAGCGGGAGCCATAGCAACGTACCCGATGTACAGAGGTCTTGCAAAGCTCGTGGGAATGGAGATAATAGAAACGGGCCAGACTGTAGCCGACGAGATAAAAACGCTGAAGGAAAGATGGAACGACTACGACTTCTTCTACGTCCACGTGAAGAAAACCGACTCTTACGGTGAGGATGGAAAATTCGAAGAAAAGGTGAAGGTGATAGAAGAGGTCGATGCGCTCATTCCAGAGATAGTTTCTCTGAATCCCGACGTTCTTGTGATCACGGGTGATCATTCCACTCCCGTTCCGCTGAAAGCACACAGCTGGCATCCCGTACCTCTTCTCATCTGGTCGAAGTATACAAGAAGAGGTCTTTCTCAAGCTTTCAACGAGTTCGAATGCGCGAGGGGCACACTCGGAACGATCCACGCAAGCGACGTCATGACACTGGCTCTCGCGTACGCCGGAAAGCTGGAAAAATTCGGAGCATGA
- a CDS encoding tetratricopeptide repeat protein gives MRGGNIKAIVYLPLDPEKAKQNNLPVKLPVLAEDLPKVLEEDRIPLDVILRGLEAQYEITKDEYYRSYYVFFLYEKFKQLLREGKLDEAEKILEKAKEVQYDYRYHFYRGLLLKHRGELGEAEIEMRLAISMNDRFAPAYFELAGILKEKNEIEDSLLFYEKAYEVNKEFLLPLLKKGDLLLEEGRLEEAIEEYRRILEKDSNFVEVYERLGVIYNQLQRFKEAEKFFKKALEIERKDHVEYNLSYTLIKLGKLFEALEILKRLYEKNPDDSLVANEYGLLLKTLGLYEEALEVFEDAYRRHREEEILKYNYGTILLHFEKEKAISILSEVSDELKDRAEFMISLAEKDVVIPSQEEFEWLKDYFFDGTIDVVALSEEIDSEDEYAKRRIERLREGEFPFYDTTLDSSEMLEVILGIMFESPDIFKMEENAVKFVSAFYGSSVMIASTIVLTRTFQYFLAEEEPTMEELLRELVAETQDVNWKFSLRLARFRHADRFDFNRLSDLVIAFLQSIEQGTPVSDDERLKYLLEKLTFQKEG, from the coding sequence ATGAGAGGTGGAAATATAAAGGCAATCGTTTATCTCCCGCTGGATCCAGAAAAAGCGAAACAGAATAATCTTCCAGTGAAACTCCCTGTCCTCGCTGAAGATCTCCCGAAGGTACTGGAAGAAGATAGGATACCCCTCGATGTCATATTGAGGGGTCTGGAAGCCCAATACGAGATCACAAAGGATGAATACTACAGATCCTATTATGTGTTCTTCCTCTACGAGAAATTCAAACAGCTCCTGCGCGAAGGAAAGCTCGACGAAGCCGAGAAAATTCTGGAAAAAGCCAAGGAAGTTCAGTACGACTACCGCTATCATTTCTACCGTGGACTTCTCCTGAAACACAGAGGAGAGCTTGGAGAAGCAGAAATCGAAATGAGGCTCGCCATTTCGATGAACGACCGTTTCGCACCAGCATATTTTGAACTTGCCGGTATACTCAAAGAGAAAAACGAGATCGAAGACAGTCTTCTCTTCTACGAAAAAGCCTACGAAGTCAACAAAGAGTTTCTCTTACCACTCCTCAAGAAAGGAGATCTCCTTCTGGAAGAAGGAAGGCTCGAAGAAGCGATCGAAGAATACAGGAGAATCCTCGAGAAAGACTCCAATTTTGTCGAAGTCTACGAAAGACTGGGAGTTATCTACAATCAGCTCCAACGATTCAAAGAAGCAGAGAAGTTCTTCAAAAAGGCTCTGGAAATAGAACGAAAAGATCATGTGGAGTACAATCTCTCTTACACTCTCATAAAACTCGGAAAACTCTTCGAAGCTCTCGAAATCCTAAAGAGACTTTATGAAAAAAATCCCGATGATTCTCTTGTAGCCAACGAATACGGGCTACTCCTCAAGACGCTCGGACTGTACGAAGAAGCCCTCGAGGTTTTTGAGGACGCTTACCGAAGGCATAGAGAAGAAGAGATTCTGAAGTACAACTACGGAACAATCCTGCTTCACTTTGAGAAGGAAAAAGCCATATCCATCCTCTCGGAAGTCTCGGATGAGCTGAAAGATAGAGCCGAATTCATGATCTCACTCGCAGAAAAGGATGTGGTGATTCCTTCTCAAGAGGAATTCGAATGGCTGAAAGATTACTTTTTCGATGGCACTATCGATGTTGTTGCCCTTTCGGAAGAAATCGATTCAGAAGACGAGTATGCGAAAAGACGAATAGAGAGACTCAGAGAAGGGGAATTTCCGTTTTACGATACAACACTGGACTCTTCAGAAATGCTCGAAGTGATCCTCGGTATCATGTTCGAATCCCCCGATATCTTCAAAATGGAAGAAAACGCCGTGAAATTCGTCTCCGCGTTCTACGGTAGCTCTGTGATGATCGCCTCCACAATCGTTTTGACGAGAACTTTCCAGTATTTTCTCGCTGAAGAAGAACCTACCATGGAGGAACTTTTGAGAGAACTGGTCGCGGAGACCCAGGATGTGAACTGGAAATTTTCTCTGAGGCTCGCCAGATTCAGGCACGCAGACAGGTTTGATTTCAACAGACTCTCGGATCTTGTTATCGCGTTTCTACAATCCATAGAGCAGGGAACACCTGTATCAGATGACGAAAGGTTAAAATATCTACTGGAGAAACTGACTTTTCAGAAGGAGGGATAG
- a CDS encoding DAK2 domain-containing protein — MKKITGRFLKIIIKKATENLLKHRDEINALNVFPVPDGDTGSNMCSTMLEACKYIDNVKSDDLNEVWKAIKEGALMGARGNSGVILSQILRGLADASPKEFIAPADFVKMVSNSRKVAYSAVIRPVEGTMLTVVKVLDEQLQNKNFETFEELFDWIVETVKDTVNRTPHMLQKLREAGVVDAGAKGLYYIFEGMRDAIKGNIQVNLEEVEQASVEELQRMAFEEITNRYCTEVAVKRNQVVEKSELEAFLNEIGDSVVLVEQDDLIKLHVHTNHPGQVLEKIIEFGEIVKVKIDNMKLQHEHVISTQPTKEIGVVAVSPGKGISDILKSLGVDVIVPGGQTMNPSFADLKAAVEQTHARNVFLFPNNANVLLTAKQVADAFDDRRVIVVPTSFVQECVAAMVEYDSDAEPEDLLKRFEEAISQCVPISVTRAVRDSRYGNRRIRKGEYLLFVRKELVSHGFSLVKVLKEALEKENAHEKEILTVFLGDNYRKPELEKIQKLIGEEFPNLDLEIYEGGQPHYPYLMLLQ, encoded by the coding sequence TTGAAAAAGATCACAGGCAGATTTCTCAAAATCATCATAAAGAAGGCAACTGAAAATCTATTAAAACACAGAGATGAAATAAACGCCCTGAATGTGTTTCCAGTTCCAGACGGAGACACAGGATCCAACATGTGTTCCACCATGCTGGAAGCGTGCAAGTACATAGACAACGTTAAAAGTGACGATCTCAATGAGGTATGGAAAGCCATAAAAGAAGGTGCACTGATGGGAGCCCGGGGAAATTCCGGGGTGATACTGTCTCAGATTCTGAGAGGACTGGCAGACGCTTCCCCAAAAGAGTTCATCGCACCAGCAGATTTCGTAAAAATGGTCTCCAATTCCAGAAAAGTCGCTTACAGCGCCGTCATAAGACCTGTTGAAGGAACGATGCTGACGGTTGTGAAAGTTCTGGATGAACAGCTACAAAACAAGAATTTTGAAACTTTCGAGGAACTCTTCGACTGGATCGTCGAAACAGTGAAAGACACTGTGAACCGAACCCCACACATGCTTCAAAAACTCAGAGAAGCCGGTGTAGTAGATGCCGGTGCGAAAGGCCTCTATTACATATTCGAAGGTATGAGGGATGCCATAAAGGGAAACATACAAGTTAATCTGGAAGAGGTAGAACAGGCCTCCGTTGAAGAGCTCCAGAGGATGGCCTTTGAAGAGATAACGAACCGCTACTGCACGGAAGTGGCAGTCAAAAGGAACCAGGTGGTTGAAAAAAGCGAACTCGAAGCTTTCCTCAACGAGATCGGTGACTCTGTTGTCCTTGTCGAACAGGATGACCTGATAAAACTGCACGTTCACACGAATCATCCAGGTCAGGTACTGGAAAAAATCATTGAATTCGGAGAAATAGTGAAGGTGAAAATAGACAACATGAAGCTTCAGCACGAACACGTGATTTCTACACAGCCCACAAAGGAAATCGGGGTTGTTGCTGTTTCTCCCGGAAAGGGTATCTCAGATATACTGAAGAGCCTTGGAGTGGACGTGATAGTGCCTGGCGGTCAGACCATGAATCCCAGCTTTGCCGATCTGAAAGCGGCCGTGGAACAGACACACGCCAGGAATGTCTTTTTGTTCCCGAACAACGCAAACGTCCTTCTCACAGCAAAACAAGTAGCGGATGCGTTCGACGATAGAAGAGTGATCGTTGTTCCAACTTCCTTCGTTCAAGAGTGTGTGGCCGCCATGGTGGAGTACGATTCCGACGCGGAACCGGAAGACCTTCTAAAGAGGTTTGAAGAAGCCATCTCCCAGTGTGTTCCCATCTCCGTTACAAGGGCAGTGAGAGATTCCAGGTACGGAAACAGACGAATAAGGAAAGGCGAGTATCTGCTGTTTGTCAGAAAGGAACTCGTGTCCCACGGGTTCAGCCTCGTGAAGGTCTTGAAAGAAGCTCTGGAAAAGGAAAACGCACACGAAAAAGAGATACTGACGGTTTTTCTGGGAGACAACTACAGAAAACCAGAACTTGAAAAGATTCAAAAACTCATAGGAGAAGAATTCCCAAATCTCGATCTTGAAATCTACGAAGGAGGACAGCCTCACTATCCTTATTTGATGCTTCTACAATGA
- a CDS encoding Asp23/Gls24 family envelope stress response protein, translating into MRIMLENGELEITLNALKKIVYFATLESYGTVGLGDSRSFFERIFGGDRGIKIEELEDSSLNVDVYIEVEYGVNIREVAKNIADNVAHKLKTLAGCEKLNITVHVVGIR; encoded by the coding sequence ATGAGGATCATGTTGGAAAACGGGGAGCTCGAAATCACACTCAACGCATTGAAAAAAATCGTGTACTTTGCGACTCTGGAGAGCTATGGAACGGTAGGACTTGGAGATTCCCGATCCTTCTTCGAACGAATCTTCGGAGGGGACAGAGGCATTAAGATCGAGGAACTGGAAGATTCTTCTCTCAACGTTGATGTGTACATCGAAGTAGAATACGGAGTGAACATCAGAGAAGTCGCCAAGAACATTGCGGACAACGTTGCTCACAAGCTGAAAACCCTCGCTGGGTGTGAAAAGCTGAACATAACAGTCCATGTGGTAGGTATCAGGTGA